CTCAAGGAAGATATTTTGTAACAAATAACGGGAGTGCTTTAATAGCATGGCAAATGCCCAAGTCCGGCAATGCCGAAAACGGTTTTAGGATTGTAGGAAGCCACAGCGATTCTCCTACTTTTCGCATAAAACCCAATCCCGAAATTAAGGTAAACAATCACTATCTAAAACTAAACACCGAAGGTTACGGAGGGGTAATCCTTTCAACATGGTTTGACAGGCCCCTTTCGGCTGCAGGAAGGGTTATCATAAAAACCGGCGATCTTTTAAAACCTGAAGTAAAACTTATCAACTTTGATAAAAACCTTTTGACAATTCCAAGCCTTGCCATTCACATGAATAGGGAGATAAATGACGGCTATAAATTCAACAAGCAAAAAGACACCCTCCCCCTAATCGCTTTAATAAACGAAAAACTTGAAGAAAAGGGCTTTTTGATGAACCTTATCGCAGAAGAAGCCGGAGTAACGGTTGACAAGATTTTGGACTTTGACCTATACCTCTATGACAGACAGCCCGGCTGCTTTATCGGAGCGAACAACGAGTTTTTCTCCGTAGGAAGAATAGACAACCTTGGAATGGCCTGTGCCTCCATTGATGCTCTAGGCGATGCCCTTCCTTCAAATTTTGTGCAGGTTGCAGCTATCTTTGACAATGAAGAAGTCGGCTCAAGGACAGCCCAAGGCGCGGGCAGCCCATTTCTTCACGATACATTGCAAAGAATAATCGTAAGCACCGCAAAGGAAAACGCCTTTGAAGAATTGCAAAAAGCCTTGGCTAAATCCTTTTTAATCTCTGCGGATCAGGCACATGCCCTTCATCCCAACTATACGGAAAAAAACGATATTACAAACTTCCCGCTTATGAACAAGGGGCCCGCAATTAAGGTTGCCGCTTCCATGAGCTATACTACAGACGGTATATCGGCTGCAATCTTTAGGGATATCTGTGCAAGGGCGAAGGTTCCCTGTCAAAACTTCGTAAACCGCTCCGATATGGCCGGCGGCTCGACGATAGGCCCGATTTCCGTTTCTAACCTTAACATAAAGAGCGTCGATATCGGAAACCCCATCTTGGGTATGCATTCGGTGCGGGAATTGGGAGGCACCGAAGATCAGGAATATATTACAAAGGCCTTTGCAGAATTTTACAAATAAGAGTTTTACAAAAAAATGTATAGATTTTCCGATTATGATGTAATCGTCGTAGGTGCAGGACATGCAGGCATTGAAGCCGCCCTAGCTTCCGCCAGAATGGGGGAAACTGTCCTGCTGATTACCCAGACTCTCGACAGCGCGGGCCGCCTTTCGTGTAATCCTTCGATAGGCGGTATCTCCAAGGGAAACATAGTCCGCGAGATAGACGCCCTCGGCGGCGAAATGGGGAAACTCGCAGATGCCTCGATGATTCAGTACAGGCTTTTAAACAAGAGCCGAGGGCCGGCTGTTCAGGCACCGAGGGTTCAAGCCGACAAATTTCTTTATTCTCAACTGGCAAAGCACGCAATAGAGCTTGAAAAGAACCTCCATGTTTTTCAGGACACCGTTATCGATATAGTTTCCTCAAACACAAATGAATCGGGTTATGTAGAAAAGGGATGCGTTCAGTATGTAAAGACGGAAAGAGGTAGGGAATTTTCGGCTAAGGCGGTAGTCCTTGCAACCGGCACCTTTATGGAAGGCAAGATTTACATAGGCGAATACGAATCTCCCGACGGAAGGCTTGGCGAAAGAGCAGCCATAGGCCTCGGCCCCGCCCTTGCAAAGAAGGGCTTTACCGTAGGCAGGCTTAAAACGGGAACGCCCATGCGTATCCTCCGCCGCTCCTTTGATTCTTCCCTTACCGAAGAGCAGGAAGCCGATGAGATTATGCGTCCCTTTTCTTTTTCAAATGCGGAAATACATAGGCCCTATGCAAAATGCTATATAACTCATACCAATCAGGAAACCCATGATATAATAAGGGAAAACCTTCACAGGGCAGCCCTTTTTTCGGGCAAAATCACAGGAACTGGAGCCCGCTACTGCCCCTCCATCGAAGATAAAATTAAAAAATTCCCCGAACGGGATCGCCACCATGTCTACATAGAACCGGAAGGTTTAAACACGGAAGAGCTTTATATAAACGGGCTTTCTTCCTCCCTTCCCGAAGATGTGCAGGACAGAATGATAAGAACCATTCCCTGCTTTAAGGAGGTAATAATTACCCGCCCGGCCTATGCCGTAGACTATGCCTATGTTTCGCCGATCCAGCTTTCATCGGATCTTCAGACACGGCGGATTGAAGGCCTCTTTTTGGCAGGGCAGATAAACGGAACTTCAGGCTATGAAGAAGCCGGAGGTCAGGGCATAATCGCCGGTATAAACGCAGCTCTTTTTTCACGCTCTCTAAAATTTAAGGACGAAAAATATGTTCCCTTTGTACTAAAGAGGGATGAGGCCTACATAGGCGTTATGATAGATGACCTTGTAACTCAGGGAGTGGATGAGCCTTACCGAATGTTTACGGCCCGTGCAGAGTACAGACTGAACCTCAGGCATGACACAGCCGATGAAAGACTTACGGAAAGGGCTTATCAAATAGGGCTTCAAACCAAGGAGGCTTCTGACCGCCTAAAGGAAAAGCTTTTAACCAGAGAAAGAATAATATCGCTATGGAAGGATATAAAGATTACGAGGGAGCTCATTGCAAAAAATCCCGAACTTAAAAACCATATCGGGAAGAGCCTTGCCGATACCCTCCATGACCCTCAAGTTTCCCTTGAATGTATATGCTCAATAGATGAAAATTCCAAGGATTACAGCGCAGAACTTTTAGAATCGGCCGAGCTTGAAATAAGGTATGAACACTATATAGCCGTTCAAAACAGAAAGATAGCCAAAGTGAAACGTATGGAAAACACTAAAATTCCTGCTGACTTTGACTATGATGCAGTTTCCGGCCTTTCTACCGAGTCACGAGCCCGCCTAAAAGAAGTACGCCCCGAAACCATAGGGCAAGCAAGCCGGATTAGGGGGATTAGGCCTTCGGATATTATGTTACTATCTATTCTCTTATAAATCTCTTGTAAATATGCGGACATCTACTGCGTTACTTCACAAAAAACAGTCCTCGACGTGCAAAAAGCACGCCTGCGGGTGTTTTTTGTTCGTGCCTTGTATCTGCCTCGCCTATTTACAAGAGGCTGATTCAAAAACGGACACGGACATCCAATTTTAGGCACCCCTAAAACCCCATACCTTTTTACCTTGAAGCTCTGCCGGTTGTACTCGCGCTGCTTAGGGCTCCGCCCTAAGAACCCAGACTATTGTGCAATGTTTTTAACAATTTTCTTGCCGTGGTTTCTTCATCGTAGGGCATGGTTCTATCTTTAAAGATGATGGAGTTTTCGTGACCTTTTCCTAAAAGGAGGACTGCATCGTTTTTACCTGCAAGACTGAAGGCTTTTTTGATTGCAGAGGGACGGTCTGGTATTATAAAGAGTTCTTCTCCGCGTTTTTTTTCGGGACAGCCTGCGGCTATCATTTCCAAAAGCTCAACGGAATCCTCGCCTCGAGGGTCTTCGTCTGCAAGAATTACAATATCGGAATATAGGGCTGCAATCCTTCCCTGTTCCGGCCTTTTTTTTACGTCTCTTTCTCCGCCTGAACCGAAAAGACTTATAACCTTCCCTCCCGATTTTTTTATGCGCTCTTTTATTGAAGGAAATATTGTCATAAAGGAAGAAGGCGTGTGGGCATAATCAATAAGCACTTCAAAATCCTGTCCCTCATCTATCAGCATCATTCTTCCCTTTACAGGTTTTACAAGAGGAAGTTTTTCGATTATGCACGCGATATCAAGGCCCGTAATTCTTTGTACTGCCAAGACCGAGGCGAGAATATTTTTTACATTAAAGATTCCTGCAAGTTTTAATTCGCATCCGTATTCTTTTTTTGAGGAAAAATCGCAAAGCGTAAATTTAATTCCGGTTGAAGACTCTTCAATATCCTTTGCAAAAAGACCTTTATATTCTTCAATCTTTTTTAGGTCTTTAGGCTCGGTACTAAAAGGGTAGACATTTTTTTGAGTTGTTTCCATAAAATAAGGAGCGGACGGGTCTTCATAGTTTACTATTCCGAATATGGGAAATCCCTTCCCCGGATTTTTATCCAGAGCCCTAAAAAGATTAGCCTTGTCATATCGGTACTGCTCGATAGTTCCGTGAAATTCCAAGTGCTCCTGAGTTACGTTCATAAAAACACCTACATCAAAGATCACATCCTCAAGACGGGCCGTTTTCGGAGAAAGGCCGTGAGAAGAGGATTCCACTACGGCATAGCCGCAGCCTGAATCCCTCATTTGAGCCAGACGCAGCTGAACGATGTTAGATTCGGGAGTGGTCTGATGTTCCGGATTCGGAATTACATTTCCGTCTATGGAGTATTCGACGGTAGAAAAAAAACCGGCCTTTTTTCCGCAAAGGTTTAAAAGCTGAAAGATAAAAGAAACTGTGCTGCTTTTCCCTTCGGTTCCGGTAACGCCTATTAGGCCTAGTGCTCTTGAGGGCTCATCATAAAGAAGGGCAGAAACCTTGGACATAGTTTTGCGTACATCATTCACCTGAACAAAACAAATTTCATCACAAGAATGATTATTTAAATCTCCCTCATAAAAAACACAAACGGCTCCGTTTTCGATTGCAGAATTTATAAATTTTTTTCCGTCGGTATGAATTCCGGGAAGAGCAAAAAAGGCGGCTCCTTTTTTTAAGCCCGTCTTATCATCATAACTGCAAGGCCGAACCTTACGCGAATCATACTCCGTAGAATTTATAAGAGATTTATCGTTTCCAAAACAATTTACAACCTCAATATCTCTGATACATTCCGCAATCGATTTTGTGTATTCCATGTCAAAAAGTATAATTGATAAAATAAAAATTATCAAGTAATATTGATATTAAGCTTCCTTGCCGACAAGGCACATCCATTCGGCTTCGGCGGCAAGGGTTTCTCCTACATAGGCCTTTCCTGCCTGCTTAATCATTCGGGGAGATACACGCAAGTTCGTAACCTCCATTCTAACCTTGTCGCCGGGCTTAACTTGAGAGCGGAATTTAACCTTATCTACTGTAGCCAAGAAAAATAAAGAGCCTTCTTCAAAAATCTTTTGAAAACTCAAAGCAGCTCCTCCGGCCTGTGCCATTGTTTCTACAAGGATAACCCCCGGCACAACAGGGTATTCGGGGAAGTGCCCCTTAAAAAAGAATTCGTCTTGGGTAAAGACGTGTTCACTCACACTCCCGTTTTCGTCGGCACTGATAATCTCGTCCACAAACAAAAAAGGTTTTCTGTGAGGGATTAAGCTTTCAATATCTTTTGTAATACTCATAGATTTCTCCTTATCTTCCATAAAAGTAATATCTTAATATGGCAATCAATATTTGTAATCCCTCAATTTTACACAAAATAATAAGATTAAACAAGGACTACAAAATCACTTGTTAATAACACTATAAAAAAAATGGCCGGACAGCTTACCGTTTATAATCGGCATAATCCCCGAAAAAAAGTTACCGACAGTTGACTAAATTTCTATTTTTTTGTATAATGCTAGCTGTTGATGACGGTGCCGTCACTTTAACCGGCGGCTGTATTTTTCGGTAATAAGAAAATAAGGAGGTTGTTTATGAACAACAAGTTGGCTTTAAAGGATTTAATCAATATCGGCATTTTTTCCGTTATTTATTTTGTAGGACTTTTTGTAATCGGAGCGCCCTTAGGTTTTTTGGTTATAACCTATTTGGCATTCCCCTTTACCGTAAGTTTAATTTTAGGAATTGCGGTAATGTTTTTGCTTGCAAAGGTGCAAAAGCCCTTAGGCCTTTTTATCTTTGCAGCAATTCCCGGATGTCTTATGACCCTCATGGGACACACACCTGTAGTTGCAATCCACAGTCTAATCGTTGCAGCCCTTGCAGAAATCGTACGAAAAGTACTCGGCTATAATACCGCAAAGGGCAGTATCGTAGGATATTCAATAATGTCTCTATGGCTTTGCGGAGCATTTTGGCAAATCTTCCTTTTAAAAGATCAATATTTTGCTCTAACCGAAAAAATGTTTGGAGCCGACTATGCAAGAGAATTAACAAATCTTCCATGGTGGATTATGCCTATACTTTATGTTACAGCATTTTTAGGCGGACTCCTCGGCGGGCTTTTGGGTAAAAAAGTTTTAAAGAAACACTTTGAAAAAGCAGGTCTTCTGTAAAAGAATTGAATGGAAAAACGAGCAATATTGGTCCTTGATCCGCGGACAAAAATATTTTTAGTTCTGGCAATGGGAGCATCTATCACAATTCTTGTTCCCATATATGTAGAGATTTTAAGTGCCGCTCTTTTAGCCTTTTTATTTGTGATGAATAGGCAAGTTAAATCGGCAATAAAATTGATGACGGTCTTTTTATTTCTTGCAGGACTTACCTATCTGCCTCAAGATATTCCCGGCGTTACAAGTATTGTAATGCCTGTAGGTTTTATGATCCGCAGATTTATGATGCCCATTGTTGCCGGAAACTATTTAATTTCTTCAACACCTGTAGGTCTTTTGATGAACGCTCTTGAAAAATTAAAACTGCCGTTTTCAGTTGTGATCACCATTGCGGTTATGTTCAGATTTTTTCCGACACTTAAAGAAGAATACGGGCATATTAAAAATGCAATGAAGATGAGGGGTATCGGTCTTAATGCGGTAAATGTAATCAGTAAACCTATTTTGACACTTGAATATATGATGGTTCCCCTCCTTTCATCCGCTTCAAGAATCGGAGATGAACTTGCTGCGGCGGGACATACCAAGGGCGTAGACGCTCCGGCAAAAAAAGTACGCTATAAAACTTCCCGCTTTACGGCGGCCGATGCTTTTATTTTTCTTTACATAATAGCGGTCTTTATCGCTGCAGGAATAACGAGGATACATGCATAATGGAAACGGCAGTCAATCTTCAAAACCTCTGTTTTAATTATCAAGCTTATGAAAATACGGATCAATCAAACACAAAAAACTTATCCGCACTAAACGATATTTCCATTTCGATAAAAAAAGGAGAATGTATTTTACTTACCGGAATTTCAGGCTGCGGAAAAACAAGTGTGCTGCGCACAATAAACGGTCTGATTCCAAACTATTATGAAGGAAAACTTTTAGGTTCAATTGAAGTTCTAGGAGAATCGATAAAAGAAAAACCTATTTACGATATTTCAAAAAAAGTTTCTACGGTTTTCCAAAACCCCAAATCCCAATTTTTTAATTTGGATACCACTTCGGAAATTCTTTTCTTTCTTGAAAACATGGGAACGCCTTTTGAAAAGATGCATCAAAGGCTCAACTTTATTTCGGAATTTTTGAATATTAAACATCTGCTTGACCGGAATATTTTTAATCTCTCAGGCGGAGAAAAACAGATGATTGCTATAGCCTCAGCTCTTGCTGCCGATACGGATATTATTGTTATGGATGAACCCACATCCAATTTGGACTTATATTATATAGAAAAAATAGCTGAGGTTATTAGTCTTTTAAAAAAGTCGGGTAAAACTTTAATCATAAGTGAACACCGCCTGTATTTTTTAAATGAACTTATAGATCGGGCTTTTTTAATAAAAGAAGGCAAGCTTGAAAAAGAATTTTCTCAACAAGAATTCCTTGCTCTTTCGGAACAAAATAGAAAAGAACTATTGCTTCGTCCCATAACAATGAACAAAAATGTTTTTAACCGTTTGAAAGATTCGGATTATATGCAGGTGCAAAGCTCGGAAACTATCCGTAAAAATAAAGAAGATAAAAATACGGAAGACACAAAATCGGCACATCTGACTGTAGAAAATTTATTCTATCGTTTTAAAAAAGAAAAAGATGATTTTCTCCGTGTGCAAAATTTAAAAATGGAATTCGGCAAGGTTATCGCTCTTACCGGAAAAAACGGTCAAGGCAAAAGCACATTTGCTCAATGTCTTACCGGCTTACTCAAAGCAAAAAAAGATTCCGTTCTATTAAACGGAAAAAAGATTAATACCAAACAACGGCTTGAGCTTTCGTACATGGTATTGCAGGATGTAGGCTATCAGCTTTTTACCGAAAGCGTTGAAGATGAAATAGCTCTCGGAAAAAATAAAAAGATTAAACCTGAACAAAACACTAAAGCTGAAAATAAGGAAGAAAGAGCTCCCGATGTTGAAGCTATTTTAAAGGCGATGAATTTAACAGAGCTAAAAGATAAGCACCCACTAAGTTTGTCGGGAGGGCAAAAACAGCGTGTTTCGATAGGAGCGGCTATCAGTTCAGGTGCGCGTATCATCATCATGGATGAGCCGACCTCAGGAATGGATTACTTTCACATGAAAGAAACAGCCAAGTTAATTAATTCCATACGCTCGAATCAAACTCTTATTTTAATTATCAGTCACGACTTTGAATTTTTAAGTCTGGTTACCGACGAAATAATTTTAATGGAAAAAGGAGCTGTGATTTCTCATTCGGAATTTACAAAAGAAAAAGCCGAAGAGGTCTTTAATTATTTGAAAGATGGAGTACTTAATTAGGAGTTAATTCAATTCCTAATTATGAATTAAAAATTATGAATTAGTTATAGGAGATTCGTTGAAGCTTCAGGAACAAATGGTTCCTTCCGCTTCAACTTCGAGTTTTGCGCACAAGCGCAAAACTCGAATTATAGTATGCCGTTTCTCATTAACATTGCGAAACGGCGGTGTTTAACGCCCTCAAAAATTGATATTTTTTCGGTTGTCAAACAAAGGAGAAATTATGTTAAAGAATTATTTTGCGCTGTCAGACAAGGGAGCGCGGGATCTAAACAAGGCGGTAGCTGTTACTACCTTCGGGAATTTGTTTTTGATTGTTCCGTTGGGACTTTCATTTTATGCACTGCAGGAACTTTTAAAGCCCATTCAAGGCGGTTCCCTTGCAGCTTTTAATCCGTGGATTTATCTAGGGATTTGTCTGCTGATCATTATTGTGCTTTTTTTAATTGAAAAACTCAAGTACCGCAAAACCTATGCAAGCTGTTATGATGAGTCGGCTAATGTGCGTATTTCCCTTGCAGAAAGTATCAGGAAGCTGCCCCTCTCGTATTTCGGAAAAAAAGACTTATCGGATTTGACGGCAACGCTTTTAAACGATGTTGCTACAATGGAACACGCACTAAGCCACACGGCATCCGAGTTATTCGGGGCGGCAATTTCAATTATTGTATCGGCGGCAATGCTTGCTCTTTTTGATTGGCGCATGACGATTGCCCTTTTCAGCTGTTCCGTTTTCGGATTTTTGCTTGTATACTCATCACGCAAACAAGCCCGCCGTTATGCAATTAGAATTAACACAGTACTGCTCGGCGTTTATAATTCCATTCAGCAAATGCTCGACAATATCAAGGTGCTTAAATCCTCCGACAAAAAAGAAAGCTATGTACAAAAGGTAAAAGACAATATTGCACACAGCACAAAGGAAGCGGTTAAAGCCGAATTATTTGTCGGCTCGACTATGATAGGTTCCATCATAATTATCCGCTTCGGATTTCCGTTGGTTATTGCAGTCGGAGCGGTTTTATATGCACAAGGAAGTCTCCCGCTTTTTACTTACCTCGTTTTTTTACTGATTGCCGGAAGAATTTTTGAACCCCTTACCGCCGTTTTTATGCTGCTCGGCGAGTTTTTCCACGCACGCACGGCAGTCGAACGCCAAATGGAAATCATAAACTACCCCAAGCAGAAAGGAAGCGAAACTTTTAACCCCAAGGGCTACGATATTCAATATGACAATGTTTCGTTTTCATACAATGATAATGCAAGCCGCGATACGGTAAGCAATATCAGCTTTACTGCCAAGCAGGGAGAAATCACTGCCCTCGTCGGACATTCAGGCTGCGGCAAGTCAACAATTGCCCGTCTTGCAGCCCGCTTTTGGGATGCATCTTCCGGCACGGTGAGCTTGGGCGGAACGGATGTTTCTACCGTAGACCCTGAAACCCTTTTGACCGCTTTTTCTATCGTCTTTCAAGATGTAGTGCTTTTTAATGACACAGTCTACAACAATATCCTTGTCGGGAATAAAGACGCAGCAAGGGAGCAGGTTCTTGCCGCCGCAAAGGCTGCAAGGTGCACCGACTTTATCGAAAAACTGCCGCAAGGTTATGACACGGTAATCGGCGAGAACGGTTATACCCTTTCAGGCGGAGAAAGACAGAGACTTTCTATTGCCCGTGCTCTTTTAAAAGATGCACCTATAATTCTCCTCGATGAAGCTACGGCAGCCCTCGACCCCGAAAATGAAACCTTAATTCAAGAAGCATTGAGCAAGCTCGTTAAAAACAAGACAGTTATAGTCATTGCTCACCGTTTAAGAACAATCGAGAATGCCGATAAAATCGTTGTTCTCAAAGACGGAGCGATAGAAGAAATAGGTACACATGAAGAGTTGATGAAAGGAAAGTCATCGTATCCGGTGATGTATAAGCTGCAAAAGGAAAGTGAATCATGGTCGGCCTAAATATCGGGGCATCTACGGCGTTGCTTAGCAAAAAACAGTCCTCGACGTATTACAATACGCCTGCGGGTGTTTTTTGCACGCGCCTTGTATCTGCTCCCGCTATTTATGCCGAGCTAAACACTGAGGTAATTTTTATTGGCTCCTAGCATCTGCTCCACCTATTTGCGAGTTAGGAGAAGCCTCTTGTCAGAACCGCCATGGAGGGCGGCGGATAATTCCAATTACGAATTATCCGTTACAAGTTACAAATTATTTTAAAGGAGTAATACTATGAAAAAAAATGAAGAAAAAAAGAAGGCTAAAAAGGAAAAACAGGCTGGGGTTGTAAGCCGCATTCTCTCTTATGCGGGGAAGCATAAGCCCTTTATCTATGTGTCGCTTTTTTTATCGAGCTTGAGTACGGTTGCACTGCTTATTCCGTATGCAGTTGTATTTTATGTTATGCGCGATATTATTTCAGCTTATATGTCGGGTGTGCCGATCGATATAAACCGGATGATTTTTTACGGAGCGGCGGCTCTTATTTCCGCTGCAGCAGGCTTCCTTTTGTACTTCGGTGCT
The DNA window shown above is from Treponema denticola and carries:
- a CDS encoding MptD family putative ECF transporter S component, with product MNNKLALKDLINIGIFSVIYFVGLFVIGAPLGFLVITYLAFPFTVSLILGIAVMFLLAKVQKPLGLFIFAAIPGCLMTLMGHTPVVAIHSLIVAALAEIVRKVLGYNTAKGSIVGYSIMSLWLCGAFWQIFLLKDQYFALTEKMFGADYARELTNLPWWIMPILYVTAFLGGLLGGLLGKKVLKKHFEKAGLL
- the mnmG gene encoding tRNA uridine-5-carboxymethylaminomethyl(34) synthesis enzyme MnmG; its protein translation is MYRFSDYDVIVVGAGHAGIEAALASARMGETVLLITQTLDSAGRLSCNPSIGGISKGNIVREIDALGGEMGKLADASMIQYRLLNKSRGPAVQAPRVQADKFLYSQLAKHAIELEKNLHVFQDTVIDIVSSNTNESGYVEKGCVQYVKTERGREFSAKAVVLATGTFMEGKIYIGEYESPDGRLGERAAIGLGPALAKKGFTVGRLKTGTPMRILRRSFDSSLTEEQEADEIMRPFSFSNAEIHRPYAKCYITHTNQETHDIIRENLHRAALFSGKITGTGARYCPSIEDKIKKFPERDRHHVYIEPEGLNTEELYINGLSSSLPEDVQDRMIRTIPCFKEVIITRPAYAVDYAYVSPIQLSSDLQTRRIEGLFLAGQINGTSGYEEAGGQGIIAGINAALFSRSLKFKDEKYVPFVLKRDEAYIGVMIDDLVTQGVDEPYRMFTARAEYRLNLRHDTADERLTERAYQIGLQTKEASDRLKEKLLTRERIISLWKDIKITRELIAKNPELKNHIGKSLADTLHDPQVSLECICSIDENSKDYSAELLESAELEIRYEHYIAVQNRKIAKVKRMENTKIPADFDYDAVSGLSTESRARLKEVRPETIGQASRIRGIRPSDIMLLSILL
- a CDS encoding ABC transporter ATP-binding protein; its protein translation is MLKNYFALSDKGARDLNKAVAVTTFGNLFLIVPLGLSFYALQELLKPIQGGSLAAFNPWIYLGICLLIIIVLFLIEKLKYRKTYASCYDESANVRISLAESIRKLPLSYFGKKDLSDLTATLLNDVATMEHALSHTASELFGAAISIIVSAAMLALFDWRMTIALFSCSVFGFLLVYSSRKQARRYAIRINTVLLGVYNSIQQMLDNIKVLKSSDKKESYVQKVKDNIAHSTKEAVKAELFVGSTMIGSIIIIRFGFPLVIAVGAVLYAQGSLPLFTYLVFLLIAGRIFEPLTAVFMLLGEFFHARTAVERQMEIINYPKQKGSETFNPKGYDIQYDNVSFSYNDNASRDTVSNISFTAKQGEITALVGHSGCGKSTIARLAARFWDASSGTVSLGGTDVSTVDPETLLTAFSIVFQDVVLFNDTVYNNILVGNKDAAREQVLAAAKAARCTDFIEKLPQGYDTVIGENGYTLSGGERQRLSIARALLKDAPIILLDEATAALDPENETLIQEALSKLVKNKTVIVIAHRLRTIENADKIVVLKDGAIEEIGTHEELMKGKSSYPVMYKLQKESESWSA
- a CDS encoding M18 family aminopeptidase — its product is MKKAEALMKFIDKSPSVYHAIKNAGEFLEAKGFVHLNREDTFELKPQGRYFVTNNGSALIAWQMPKSGNAENGFRIVGSHSDSPTFRIKPNPEIKVNNHYLKLNTEGYGGVILSTWFDRPLSAAGRVIIKTGDLLKPEVKLINFDKNLLTIPSLAIHMNREINDGYKFNKQKDTLPLIALINEKLEEKGFLMNLIAEEAGVTVDKILDFDLYLYDRQPGCFIGANNEFFSVGRIDNLGMACASIDALGDALPSNFVQVAAIFDNEEVGSRTAQGAGSPFLHDTLQRIIVSTAKENAFEELQKALAKSFLISADQAHALHPNYTEKNDITNFPLMNKGPAIKVAASMSYTTDGISAAIFRDICARAKVPCQNFVNRSDMAGGSTIGPISVSNLNIKSVDIGNPILGMHSVRELGGTEDQEYITKAFAEFYK
- a CDS encoding ABC transporter ATP-binding protein is translated as METAVNLQNLCFNYQAYENTDQSNTKNLSALNDISISIKKGECILLTGISGCGKTSVLRTINGLIPNYYEGKLLGSIEVLGESIKEKPIYDISKKVSTVFQNPKSQFFNLDTTSEILFFLENMGTPFEKMHQRLNFISEFLNIKHLLDRNIFNLSGGEKQMIAIASALAADTDIIVMDEPTSNLDLYYIEKIAEVISLLKKSGKTLIISEHRLYFLNELIDRAFLIKEGKLEKEFSQQEFLALSEQNRKELLLRPITMNKNVFNRLKDSDYMQVQSSETIRKNKEDKNTEDTKSAHLTVENLFYRFKKEKDDFLRVQNLKMEFGKVIALTGKNGQGKSTFAQCLTGLLKAKKDSVLLNGKKINTKQRLELSYMVLQDVGYQLFTESVEDEIALGKNKKIKPEQNTKAENKEERAPDVEAILKAMNLTELKDKHPLSLSGGQKQRVSIGAAISSGARIIIMDEPTSGMDYFHMKETAKLINSIRSNQTLILIISHDFEFLSLVTDEIILMEKGAVISHSEFTKEKAEEVFNYLKDGVLN
- a CDS encoding UDP-N-acetylmuramoyl-L-alanyl-D-glutamate--2,6-diaminopimelate ligase, producing the protein MEYTKSIAECIRDIEVVNCFGNDKSLINSTEYDSRKVRPCSYDDKTGLKKGAAFFALPGIHTDGKKFINSAIENGAVCVFYEGDLNNHSCDEICFVQVNDVRKTMSKVSALLYDEPSRALGLIGVTGTEGKSSTVSFIFQLLNLCGKKAGFFSTVEYSIDGNVIPNPEHQTTPESNIVQLRLAQMRDSGCGYAVVESSSHGLSPKTARLEDVIFDVGVFMNVTQEHLEFHGTIEQYRYDKANLFRALDKNPGKGFPIFGIVNYEDPSAPYFMETTQKNVYPFSTEPKDLKKIEEYKGLFAKDIEESSTGIKFTLCDFSSKKEYGCELKLAGIFNVKNILASVLAVQRITGLDIACIIEKLPLVKPVKGRMMLIDEGQDFEVLIDYAHTPSSFMTIFPSIKERIKKSGGKVISLFGSGGERDVKKRPEQGRIAALYSDIVILADEDPRGEDSVELLEMIAAGCPEKKRGEELFIIPDRPSAIKKAFSLAGKNDAVLLLGKGHENSIIFKDRTMPYDEETTARKLLKTLHNSLGS
- the fabZ gene encoding 3-hydroxyacyl-ACP dehydratase FabZ, with translation MSITKDIESLIPHRKPFLFVDEIISADENGSVSEHVFTQDEFFFKGHFPEYPVVPGVILVETMAQAGGAALSFQKIFEEGSLFFLATVDKVKFRSQVKPGDKVRMEVTNLRVSPRMIKQAGKAYVGETLAAEAEWMCLVGKEA
- a CDS encoding energy-coupling factor transporter transmembrane component T, which encodes MEKRAILVLDPRTKIFLVLAMGASITILVPIYVEILSAALLAFLFVMNRQVKSAIKLMTVFLFLAGLTYLPQDIPGVTSIVMPVGFMIRRFMMPIVAGNYLISSTPVGLLMNALEKLKLPFSVVITIAVMFRFFPTLKEEYGHIKNAMKMRGIGLNAVNVISKPILTLEYMMVPLLSSASRIGDELAAAGHTKGVDAPAKKVRYKTSRFTAADAFIFLYIIAVFIAAGITRIHA